The sequence below is a genomic window from Sphingobacterium sp. ML3W.
CTTTTTGATAAGCTCGGAGGGGAAGTTACTAACCGCAGCGGACGATGTCTTACCTGGTATTACACGAAAGAAAATTCTTGAAACGGCGAACAAAATATTGGATATCGAAGTCCGGGACATCAGCCTAAGGGATGTAGCGGATACCGCCGAAGCTTTCATAAGCTCTACTACTAAAAATATTACTCCAGTCATATCATTAGTTGGTTTTAAGGATTTTGGATTACAGGCGGGTCCGATTACAAAACAATTGCAACATCTCTTGCAAAATTTAATTTACAATAAATAGCACGTAAATGATTAGGAGAATATGACAGCAGTTACTGAATATATTGTACACAAATTGCATATTTTTGTAACAGAATTCTATGATTTTATGATGCTGATAATTTTTCCATAGCCCCTTGATTGCGCATGCTGTAAGGGCGTTACCCCGTCATGATCGGGGATATCCATTCTGGCACCTGCATCTTTTAAAATCTGAACAATTTGTTGGTATTTTTCACTACCATCTCCTAATACTATTGCTTCCATCAAGCCGGTCCACCCTAAACGGTTAACATGATCGATTGGATAGCCTTTGGTATTTACCAATAGCCTGACCGTTTCTACATGCCCTCGTTCGCAGGCTGGTATCAATGCCGACCCATTATAACGATTGAAAATATCGAAGCGTGCACCATTATCCAAATATAATTGTACCAATTCAGTTTGTCCACTTGCTCCAGCATACAAAAAAGGACTATCATAATTGTCAGATTGCTGATTTACATCAGCTCCAAATTTCACCAACAACTTGGCCATTTCAGTTTGTTTATTAACAGTCGAAATCAATAATATAGAACGATTCGTATCGTCAACGGCATTCACATTAGCCTTATCTTCTAAAGCTGCTGCAACGCTTTGAATAGCACCTTCTTGTACTAATTTTATAATATCCATATCAGTCATTTCTCCAGATTTAAGGGAGTTTGATGGTGCAGCACGACAGGAGGTAATAGACACCATAAACGTCAATAAAAAAAAGATAATTTTCATACAATAGTATTTAAAACACAACATTACCCTTATATACCAAAGACTTAACCTGAGATATCCGAGAAACAGCCTCGGCAGAACAACGTGCGTCTATAAAAACCAAATCTGCATCATCTCCTACCTTTGGCCATTGTTGTACCCCTTTATCATCCAAAGGTAAGATACCTGCCGTAGCTAGTTTTAACATTCTAGATAAACCAAATTCTGAAGAATAACCATACAATTGTGCCGCAAGATTAGCTTTCTGTAACACGCTCCCCGTACCGAATGTGTTCCAATGGTCCACAATACTATCATTTCCGGTCATTACTTCAACGCCATATTTCATCAGTGTAGGAATTGGCATGATGAGCCCACCAAACGGTATAGTTGAAACAATACCTATTTGAGCATTTGCTAATTTTTCAGATATTTCTTCCTGCTTTGCTTTATCCAGTCTTGCTAGTACAAAACAATGGCTGAGATACGTTTTCCCTTTTAGACTTGGATTTTCGTTTACTTTATTGATTAGATATTCCATCGTATCTAATCCTGAATCTCCTGACTCATGTAGATGTATATCAATACCTTTACCATTATCTAATGATAATTGCACAGTAAAATCTATTGTTCTTTCAATCGCACCGTCAATAGTGAAAGGATCTACACCACCTATAAAATCAATATCCATTTTTGCAGCCTCTTTTAAGTAAGATGCCGAATCCGTATAAAACACACCGTGCTGTGGAAATGCAACTAGTTCAGCTCCAAAAACTTTCTTTTTATTTTCTAACGCTACTTGAAGATTTTTTAATGAATCTAGCTTAGATGTCGGTTCGATATTGACATGACTCCTAGCAAATGAAGTTCCCTTTGACTGTAACAGTTCAATCATCTTTTCTGCCTTATGGGTAGCATTTTTCAACATATCGGGCAATATCTGCTGCTCTAACGCAATCATCCCCTTTACACCACCTGAACCTCGTTTAATGGCTTGCCATTTATCGCCATAAAAAGTTTTATCCAAATGGATGTGCATATCCTTAAATGAAGGTAGCATTAACATTCCTTTCGCATCTATTGCTGCAACCCCTGGTTGGTTACTGCTGATTTTGCTTATTTTTCCATCTGCTATTTCGACAGAAAAAAGCTCGGTTTTGGTAGCGATAACTTCGTCGCCAGCATACTCAAAACCAGTTTCCAGAAGAACGTTTTTTAACGTATAAACCTTGGTCGACTTTAGACCTTCGCTATGATATTTCATTTCGTTCTGACTTGTCTCTGCATGCAATATTCCAGGTACTATGGTCAGTCCTGCTAGACTTAATGCTGAATTTTTAAGAAAGTTTTTGCGTGATATACCTAATTTTTCCATAATTATTATACTCGATATGATGACATTTCTGTTTTAAAAGTAGATGTCGTTCACAAAGTTACATATTCAATCACTTCCGTCCTAAATAAATTTTAGGCGCGTGTTTCCCTTGAAACAGTATCTATTTTTAGATAATTTCAATTTTGACCCTATTTTTTAGTCTGAGAATATCTGTAGCTGTCCATTTTTACCCTTAACTGGTGGCCTGATAAAAGGATCATCTATCCATTGCCATATATTTATTTTCACGAATATATTCATCCTGATAAACCCGACCAAGTTAGACAGATTCCAATCGTATTTAGCCTTCTTCTGAAGGTATTTGAGCAGTAATATTCCAATCAACGAAGTCCATATTTGGATCATGACCGCATTTTCAGAAGTACCCACAAAAGATGATATTTTTAAGCGTTGCTTCAGATGCTTGAAGAAAATCTCGATCTGCCATCGCTGTTTATAAATGTTAGCTACTAGTGATGCCTTCCATTGGATATTATTTGTCAGAAAGTGGTACTGGTTGTCTGTGCTGCTGTCCCAAAAGTGAATCAAGCGTAATGGTTTAGAGTTGTATCTATCTGCTGATGGACCAGAAAGCTCAATGATCTCATCTTTAATGATTCCCTTTTCAAGGAGTGCTTCACTCTGGTATGACTTGATAACGTTGTACTTCATGTTAGTTTTACTCCTGGTAACAAAATAACAACCTCTGCTGTCCAAATCCCCGAGCCAGTTGTAATCCACATAACCTCTATCCACCACTACAACGCTTCCTTTGGAAAAACTATAGCTACCCGCACGCTGGCTTTCATGAACTTTCCCGTCTGTAATCTGCATGAAAACAGGAAGACATCCATCATAATCCAGCACAGTGTGCAGTTTTACAGCACCTTTGGTGCTTCTAAATTTAGCCCAGTCAAATACAGATAAACATAAAGGGATGATACTGGCATCCATCAGATAAACCTTGCGCTTTAATTGCGTTAGATCTTTGCGCAAATGGGTATCCTTTTGCCATAGCTTATCTAATAGCGAAAAGTACAGATCTTTAAAGAGTTCATGGGTGCGGTGCTTGTTGATATAGGAAATATTGGACTTGCTGGGTGCTCTACCAACACCTAAATGGTTCAAATTACCAGTCGTACTACGTAAGCCATTACTGATATCACGAACTGAATCTGCAGAAGAAAAATGGCAAAACAACATGCTAGCAAGATGCGTCCAGCTGTTGATCCCTTTACAATGTTTGTCACTCTTGTGCTTAGCAACCAAAACCTTGAATAATTCGCGGTCGATAAGTGATAAAATCTGACTAAAAACGTTTAAATTTACCATGGCGGTGTGTTAAAATTTGACGATTTAAATATAGCAACTTTGCTATAGCAAAACACCGCCACTTTTTTCAACGTTTAGGACGCTACTGATATTCAATCTAATGAAGCACTTTCAAAATCTTTAATATTACTTGAAAAATCATCTTTTTGTCCAAATGCATTACCTTAACTCCTTAGTTCGACAAAAATGATGTGCGGAATAAACAGCAGTTATGAGGCTATCGAGTAAAAGCAAATTAAAAAAAACTGAAACAATTCAATGCTATTAACTTCTACTCCTATAACGTAGCGGTCCCCATAAGGAGTATTAACCACAAAATTTTAATAATAATTGTTATATGAGAATCTGGTAATAGTCGAATCCAAAGATAATATTGATTTTCGGCTTTAACAATCAATGTCACCTATGCTCCATTAATAAAGGAACATGGTTGATAAAGGATGAGTACAAAAGTACCCAAAAGAGAATCTACTCGCTTATTTCATTAAAACGATTTGCCCTTCTAAATGTCCCGAGGTCATTGAAGCGTACGCCATATTTCTTCATAATCTTGTGCGCCTGTTTTCTAGCGATGTGTCTAACATAGAAAGATTCATTGACGACAAAATGATGAATGCCATGCGTCCAACCAAAAAAGAAACAGAATATCTGAAATGGATAAGTCCACCAAACTGTTAAAATTTGTGTTTGTTCAATCACATTTCCATGCTCAACATCTCCAAAATAATGTAAATTTGAAGTGATAAAGTGGAGACAAAACTGTCGTAATAGATTTGGAAGTAGGATAATAAAAATAATAGGGTTACACCAATTTAATATTGATTTAATCATTTCTGGAAGAACAAAACCAATATCAAATTTTCTATTCAAAAAGTCCAGTAGCAAATCAGCTCCAAAAAAATACAATATAATATGAGAAGCGATTGTTAGTGGGATCAAGCCAAAGACGCCACACAATTTTATTTTATGAGCAGTTTCGAACTTCAAATTTCCATTATCCACTTCACGCTTTATATCAGAGAACAATCCCCTGACCCGCAGTAAATTTCCTATTACCAAATCTGGTGTAAATAAAAGTCGTTTTAGGTTCCACTTTTCACCATTAGTAACCCCTCTTTCTTCAACGTCATGCAGGGTTCCTGAAAAACGATGATGATGCAAATGTAGTGTTCTTCTAAACCATGGGTTTAATGTCAATGGTCTCAATATCCAAATAAAAAATAACATCAAATTATGAACGAACTTATTACTTTTAAAATAGATATAATGTATTAGATCATGTTCTAATTCGTGCAACACTCCAAATAAAAATGCATTCACAACAATTAGACTCCAGGTTGGCACCATATCGATATACCACAAGTACCCCATTAATAAGCTAATGCTTATGGAGAACAGGAAAATCGTAAGCCCAATTGCGTTCTGATATTTTAACATCGGATACTTCGATTTTAATACTTTATAAGATTCTACAATCTCTTTTCTGATTTTACTTGTTCTTTCTTGATGCGTCACGCTTGTCTAAATTGAAATTCACTGCAATGTACCCATTATTAGATAAATAATATGATTCTAACTCAAAAGCAAACAAAGAACTGACATAAGTCGATTCTCTACTCCACGTGATTTTACCTGCTCAAGAGTAACTATATTGATCATATATCTTGTTCTAGATGAATTATTGTGAAGTTAGCAGTAAAGGAATAGGTATTAATATCTTATACCTTGCATAGACGATCTATCAACCCATTTGGATAAGTTAGTTTTTTTGAATTAACAAGAAACGGGACCTTTGGCCCCGTTTCTTGTTAAGCGCTATTTTTTAATCGAACGATTTAATTACTTTTTGATAATGATGTTGCCATTTAATTATTCATCTGAAGCTTATCAGATAAGAGTTTCATATAGAAACCACCTACCACACTACGAGCCTTAAAGTTTTCACGAATTCCTGTATTTGAATCGTAAAAATCATTAAGTGGCACTCGTGATTCGGTCTCAACTGCATGTCTGTAAACGGGTTTCACCAAGGCTTCAAACTCTTGACTTGTTGGGGCAAAGGTTGCTGTCCACAAAATCCAATCATTTTTTGTATATGCCTTTCTACTATCCAACGGTATACCAAATTTATTTTGCTTTGTTAGATAATATTTGATTTCGGTATCATAGACTTTCTGTGGAAATAAATTCAATCCTAATACCTTATCCCAAATTAAGTTATATTTTTGACTCCACGTATTTTTATCATCGAATGTAAGCGCATAGTGATCGCCTGCATCGGTCAATTCAATCCATTTCGGAACCATTCCTTCGGCAATTGCTCGGTACTCCTTAGCTGTTTCAGTTTCACCTAGCTCCTCAGCCATTTGCGCATAACTGGCAATGGCTACAATCGCTTTTACTGAAAGGTTGGCATTACGTGCCAAATGACCTGCAAAGTCATCAGTACACAATTGGGTTTTGGGGTCAAATCCCTCCTGGACAAGATAGTTAACCCAAGTGGTAAGTGTTTTCCAGTGTTTCTTAGCATAGCTGGCATCATGCTGCACTTTCGTAATGGCTGCTGTCAAAATAATCATATTACCCGATTCCTCAACTGGCATAGGTTCGCCATATGTTTGACCATTTGCCAAAGGATAGGTACCCAAATCATGTGCTGCCCACGGGTGCGGGTATTGACCACTTTCGCTGAAGTAGAATATACCATTCAACATTCCCTTTAATAATTCAGGGTTGTAGATAAGATATAATGGAGCTGAGGGATATGTGACGTCTACCGTGTTAATAAAACCACCACTATTATTCTCCTTTGATAACCATAATAATTCGTGTTTTGGACTCTGTACTAATGTATGAGCAGCAATACTCTGACGATAAGCCAATGCCGTCAGGTGCGCATATTCATGCCCCCCCGATTTAACTGCATCGCTATAGACCTCTTTATCAAATGCACTGCATTTGTTCATAACAGATTGGTATTCGCGAGCTGCTATAGCGAGTTGATTTTCCATGGTCTCTTTTCCTGAGTTATTCCACCAAGGTCTTAGATTACTTTTAAAATATTGAACAGCGTATATTTCATCATAACCTAACTCAATGAAACGCTCCACTTCGAGATTGCCAACTGTACCAAAAGGAATAACCGTATTCAATGATAATGAATATCCTTTAGATGCTGTAGAAAGGCTAGATCCTTTTCTAAAATGATCAATAGCAGATGCTAGCGGAGTTATAAATTGTTCGGCGCCAAATACTTTTGGTGCAGCTACATAAAAGTATCCCCAGTCGATACGCATATCATCCGCACCTTTTTGTAAAACTGGCTGTTCAGTGGTACCTGTTTTTAATATGGATAATTTATCGGTTGTATATTTCTCCGCCGTTACTTCTTGAGCAGGATTATATACTGCAATATTTGATGATGCACCTAGCAATACTTTTACGGCATGTTTTTTTCCGTCATTAGCCTTTACACTATAAGTAATGTAAGAAACTGGTCTCGACAATAAACTTAAATCATCCATAAGCAATGGTGAAGTGAAGGTAAGTTTCAAATTGACTTTACCAGCTTCAAAGTTATATATCGTTTGAGTGGCAGTAACTTCTACATTTTTCTGCACAGCCGCTTGTATTTTGGGTCCAGTTTCTTTCAACCTATCAACTAAGCCAAAATCAAGGAACCGCCCACCAGCAGTATTCGCTAATTTTATAGCAATCACATTTTCTCCTACTTTCAAATCAGCTTTATTAATCGGTAAATATTGAAAACTATTCGTCCAACCAGTTTTCTCATATACCATTTTTCCATTCAGAAACACCTCGATATTGTCGTCATGGTTCATTTTTAAAAAAAGTTCATTGATATTGGCTGGATTGGCAATATTGAATGTACGCCTTACCCAGACATCATCTGACTTCCATAGAGTTTTTACATTTTTTTCATCATCACCTATAGGTGATGTGCCAGATTTCCAATCATTTGCTTTATAACCAAGAGAGGACCACTCACTGTTCGGCTTAGTTTCAGTATATTGAACAGAATAAGGTTTGTCTTCAGATGTGCTGAGAATCGTTTTATAATTAGGTTCTTCTTTGCCTAGGAAGCGGTAGATGTTTCCATCGACATTAATCAATCCCAATAAGGAATGATCCGCACCTGTCCAATGTTGGGTGGTGGATGCATTCAATTGATCGGTAGTCGACCAGATACTAAAATTGGGATTATGAGTAATTAGCGGGTATGCGGGTGCTTTTCTATCCTGCGCCTGCAGTTGAAAGACAGTCGTCATTAAACAGCATAGTAAACCCCATGCGTTCATTTTTTTACGTTTGTTCATAGCATTAATCGGGTTTTGAAAGGTTTCAACATAATATCAAGATGGACGATAATCTTACCAATACGAGCATCTGCATTAATTTTTAAGTTTATACAATTTCAGTTTGTTTCTAAACACCAAATTAAGTTCTAATATTTTAGAATCAACAGACACTCCGTATCATTTTATGCTCAATTCTTATCAAGTTATAAATGCGAAACAATTAATTTCATTTAGAGGTTGACGACAATCAGCCTGATGTTATAGGTAATGACTCATCAAATAAGAATTGCTTAATCACACAAACTTATTGAACTTTGGATGTGATTAAAATTAAGCGAACCCTATAATTTCTGAAGAAAGAAATCACTATAAGAACGTATAAGGAGGGTTCTTAATATCCATTACTCTCCCTTTAATAAATTAATTACTTTTTCTATTGGCCGCCCAATAACTGCTTTCCCTCCCTTTACGACAATAGGACGCTCAATAAGTATAGGGTTTTCCAACATAATATCCACCCACTCTTCATCAGTTAATGGCATATCCGCGTACTTTTCCTGAAATAGAGGCTCATGATGACGAATCAACTCCAGTGGTTTTAGCTTGAGTAAAGTCAACAATTCAAGCAATTCATCTTTTGTAGGAACATCGTGGATGTATTCCTGTATCTGCAGGTCCAACTGATGTTCTTGCAGTAAATCCAGTACAGCACAACTTTTACTGCACATTTTGTTATGATAGATCTTTATCATGATTCCTATTTAATAATCTTAAAAATTAAATCGTAGCAATTACAAGCAACGTTACATATTAACAGT
It includes:
- a CDS encoding glutaminase family protein produces the protein MNKRKKMNAWGLLCCLMTTVFQLQAQDRKAPAYPLITHNPNFSIWSTTDQLNASTTQHWTGADHSLLGLINVDGNIYRFLGKEEPNYKTILSTSEDKPYSVQYTETKPNSEWSSLGYKANDWKSGTSPIGDDEKNVKTLWKSDDVWVRRTFNIANPANINELFLKMNHDDNIEVFLNGKMVYEKTGWTNSFQYLPINKADLKVGENVIAIKLANTAGGRFLDFGLVDRLKETGPKIQAAVQKNVEVTATQTIYNFEAGKVNLKLTFTSPLLMDDLSLLSRPVSYITYSVKANDGKKHAVKVLLGASSNIAVYNPAQEVTAEKYTTDKLSILKTGTTEQPVLQKGADDMRIDWGYFYVAAPKVFGAEQFITPLASAIDHFRKGSSLSTASKGYSLSLNTVIPFGTVGNLEVERFIELGYDEIYAVQYFKSNLRPWWNNSGKETMENQLAIAAREYQSVMNKCSAFDKEVYSDAVKSGGHEYAHLTALAYRQSIAAHTLVQSPKHELLWLSKENNSGGFINTVDVTYPSAPLYLIYNPELLKGMLNGIFYFSESGQYPHPWAAHDLGTYPLANGQTYGEPMPVEESGNMIILTAAITKVQHDASYAKKHWKTLTTWVNYLVQEGFDPKTQLCTDDFAGHLARNANLSVKAIVAIASYAQMAEELGETETAKEYRAIAEGMVPKWIELTDAGDHYALTFDDKNTWSQKYNLIWDKVLGLNLFPQKVYDTEIKYYLTKQNKFGIPLDSRKAYTKNDWILWTATFAPTSQEFEALVKPVYRHAVETESRVPLNDFYDSNTGIRENFKARSVVGGFYMKLLSDKLQMNN
- a CDS encoding ArsC/Spx/MgsR family protein, which gives rise to MIKIYHNKMCSKSCAVLDLLQEHQLDLQIQEYIHDVPTKDELLELLTLLKLKPLELIRHHEPLFQEKYADMPLTDEEWVDIMLENPILIERPIVVKGGKAVIGRPIEKVINLLKGE
- a CDS encoding ankyrin repeat domain-containing protein; its protein translation is MKIIFFLLTFMVSITSCRAAPSNSLKSGEMTDMDIIKLVQEGAIQSVAAALEDKANVNAVDDTNRSILLISTVNKQTEMAKLLVKFGADVNQQSDNYDSPFLYAGASGQTELVQLYLDNGARFDIFNRYNGSALIPACERGHVETVRLLVNTKGYPIDHVNRLGWTGLMEAIVLGDGSEKYQQIVQILKDAGARMDIPDHDGVTPLQHAQSRGYGKIISIIKS
- a CDS encoding fatty acid desaturase encodes the protein MTHQERTSKIRKEIVESYKVLKSKYPMLKYQNAIGLTIFLFSISISLLMGYLWYIDMVPTWSLIVVNAFLFGVLHELEHDLIHYIYFKSNKFVHNLMLFFIWILRPLTLNPWFRRTLHLHHHRFSGTLHDVEERGVTNGEKWNLKRLLFTPDLVIGNLLRVRGLFSDIKREVDNGNLKFETAHKIKLCGVFGLIPLTIASHIILYFFGADLLLDFLNRKFDIGFVLPEMIKSILNWCNPIIFIILLPNLLRQFCLHFITSNLHYFGDVEHGNVIEQTQILTVWWTYPFQIFCFFFGWTHGIHHFVVNESFYVRHIARKQAHKIMKKYGVRFNDLGTFRRANRFNEISE
- a CDS encoding IS4 family transposase → MVNLNVFSQILSLIDRELFKVLVAKHKSDKHCKGINSWTHLASMLFCHFSSADSVRDISNGLRSTTGNLNHLGVGRAPSKSNISYINKHRTHELFKDLYFSLLDKLWQKDTHLRKDLTQLKRKVYLMDASIIPLCLSVFDWAKFRSTKGAVKLHTVLDYDGCLPVFMQITDGKVHESQRAGSYSFSKGSVVVVDRGYVDYNWLGDLDSRGCYFVTRSKTNMKYNVIKSYQSEALLEKGIIKDEIIELSGPSADRYNSKPLRLIHFWDSSTDNQYHFLTNNIQWKASLVANIYKQRWQIEIFFKHLKQRLKISSFVGTSENAVMIQIWTSLIGILLLKYLQKKAKYDWNLSNLVGFIRMNIFVKINIWQWIDDPFIRPPVKGKNGQLQIFSD
- a CDS encoding amidohydrolase, translated to MEKLGISRKNFLKNSALSLAGLTIVPGILHAETSQNEMKYHSEGLKSTKVYTLKNVLLETGFEYAGDEVIATKTELFSVEIADGKISKISSNQPGVAAIDAKGMLMLPSFKDMHIHLDKTFYGDKWQAIKRGSGGVKGMIALEQQILPDMLKNATHKAEKMIELLQSKGTSFARSHVNIEPTSKLDSLKNLQVALENKKKVFGAELVAFPQHGVFYTDSASYLKEAAKMDIDFIGGVDPFTIDGAIERTIDFTVQLSLDNGKGIDIHLHESGDSGLDTMEYLINKVNENPSLKGKTYLSHCFVLARLDKAKQEEISEKLANAQIGIVSTIPFGGLIMPIPTLMKYGVEVMTGNDSIVDHWNTFGTGSVLQKANLAAQLYGYSSEFGLSRMLKLATAGILPLDDKGVQQWPKVGDDADLVFIDARCSAEAVSRISQVKSLVYKGNVVF